The following proteins come from a genomic window of Amphiura filiformis chromosome 16, Afil_fr2py, whole genome shotgun sequence:
- the LOC140135554 gene encoding lysyl oxidase homolog 2-like isoform X1 → MAMFMCFTTIFFGVFVTITGTMKMRKLFAVRWTTTSGYHLQLHLVLFLMREFRKFGGDINGVNCTGTESSLADCAFDTVKPLDCPYYKDAGVFCSNDSYEYYLAQHNRPELPVRLSGGTKYYEGRVEVYSDGHWWAICADRNSSSDSHIQAWPNIEAANIICQELEFAYASLDIRAELLFDSDPESMDFLLSDVRCNGTEKQLSECQYMVLSAPYKCNRSMDQYPAVVSCRGILPLPYQPPYEGKVVCLNASIGCYQHHINVTDLWIGTLLWSAVEASCLYLINHHMKVRLFV, encoded by the exons ATGGCCATGTTCATGTGTTTCACAACAATCTTTTTTGGCGTATTTGTAACGATAACTGGGACGATGAAGATGCGAAAGTTGTTTGCCGTCAGATGGACTACAACTTCGGGTTATCACTTGCAGTTGCACCTCGTACTCTTTTTGATGAGGGAGTTTCGCAAATTTGGTGGCGATATTAATGGAGTAAACTGTACAGGAACCGAGTCAAGCTTAGCTGACTGTGCGTTTGACACTGTGAAACCGTTGGATTGTCCGTATTACAAGGATGCTGGGGTGTTCTGCAGTAACGATTCATATGAATATTATTTAGCTCAACATAACAGACCag AGCTACCAGTAAGGCTATCAGGGGGTACAAAGTACTATGAAGGTAGAGTAGAAGTTTATTCAGATGGACATTGGTGGGCAATCTGCGCTGACCGGAATTCATCATCCGATTCACACATACAAGCATGGCCAAATATTGAAGCAGCCAACATCATATGTCAAGAACTAGAATTTGCATACGCTTCATTGGACATTAGAGCAGAATTGCTGTTCGATTCTGATCCAGAAAGTATGGATTTCTTATTGAGTGATGTCAGGTGTAATGGGACGGAAAAACAGTTGTCTGAATGCCAATATATGGTGTTATCAGCACCATATAAATGTAATAGATCTATGGATCAGTACCCTGCTGTGGTCAGCTGTAGAGGCATCCTGCCTTTACCTTATCAACCACCATATGAAGGTAAGGTTGTTTGTCTAAATGCCAGTATAGGGTGTTATCAGCACCATATAAATGTAACAGATCTATGGATCGGTACCCTGCTGTGGTCAGCTGTAGAGGCATCCTGCCTTTACCTTATCAACCACCATATGAAGGTAAGGTTGTTTGTCTAA
- the LOC140135554 gene encoding neurotrypsin-like isoform X2, translating into MISSLVCSGSEVSIWACDMSLGYYCNGSPASVVCSEDRQKGGTPSYSIRLQDGFNSSQGRVEVFVGGKWGTVCDDPLDLVDAFVVCRQLGFHYALEAKYYRFFGEGQGRIELDDVQCTGVKKRILFCVII; encoded by the exons ATGATCAGCAGTCTTGTTTGTAGTGGAAGTGAGGTGTCAATATGGGCATGTGACATGTCTCTTGGATATTATTGCAATGGCTCACCGGCATCAGTTGTGTGCAGTGAAGATAGGCAAAAag GTGGCACTCCATCATATAGCATCAGATTACAAGATGGCTTCAATTCATCTCAGGGTCGTGTTGAAGTATTTGTTGGCGGCAAATGGGGCACAGTATGCGACGATCCTTTGGACTTAGTGGATGCATTTGTTGTTTGTCGTCAGTTGGGATTCCACTATGCCTTAGAGGCAAAATACTACAGGTTCTTTGGAGAAGGACAAGGCCGCATAGAGTTGGATGATGTGCAATGTACTGGCGTGAAGAAGAGAATCTTGTTCTGTGTGATCATCTAG